The following coding sequences are from one Paenibacillus sp. JDR-2 window:
- a CDS encoding amidase domain-containing protein has product MSTRSDQPRNRPDKQRPNKALVLQPAAVRTSQPSGFLKADEPETQRPSVVIPENAAREQRGSQSLPAGLPVQSAPTKSAQPSAGHTAGKQAGAKLSSLLRSSEQSGAGKREKAGEWKSVISKYVNLYNKAETDQHYAALDDYIEDKDHCLRLRYRLERLRERDLYRGVLPARGETKAELIKVNESTAEVSVLVKLHIKRQMEQSGLYYLEERTEIERLWLNQTAGDWRIFRIEPVIAERRPRFGVSEYSTATEEDLDQIREASVFRSTPFLNTDQYPQLKQRVKGIPYRRELAAAYADRWWNEGNPAYEEFDVNCTNYISQCLFAGHAPMNYTGKRESGWWYKGFSGGKEWWSYSWAVSNALTNYLSGKRNSGLHATVVQSVEELQLGDVITYDWNGDNRYQHSTIITAFDAAGMPLVNANTVPSRHRFWDYRDSYAWTEQTRYRFFHIADHF; this is encoded by the coding sequence ATGTCTACGCGATCGGATCAACCAAGGAATCGTCCCGACAAGCAGCGGCCAAACAAAGCTTTAGTGCTCCAACCGGCGGCGGTGCGCACAAGTCAGCCGTCCGGGTTCTTGAAGGCAGATGAGCCTGAAACGCAGCGTCCTTCTGTCGTGATACCGGAAAATGCCGCCCGTGAGCAGCGGGGCAGTCAATCCCTGCCCGCTGGGCTACCCGTCCAATCCGCACCTACAAAGTCTGCCCAGCCGTCTGCCGGACATACCGCCGGGAAGCAGGCGGGGGCGAAGCTTTCTTCTTTGCTTCGTTCCTCCGAGCAGTCAGGTGCAGGGAAAAGGGAGAAGGCAGGCGAGTGGAAATCCGTTATATCCAAATATGTGAATTTATATAATAAGGCCGAGACGGATCAGCATTATGCCGCTCTTGATGATTATATAGAAGACAAAGACCACTGCTTGAGGCTTCGTTACCGGCTGGAGCGGCTGCGGGAAAGGGATCTGTACCGCGGCGTTCTGCCCGCCAGGGGCGAGACCAAAGCTGAACTTATTAAGGTGAACGAATCCACCGCCGAAGTATCCGTACTAGTGAAGCTTCATATTAAAAGACAGATGGAGCAGTCAGGACTGTATTACCTGGAGGAGCGGACCGAAATCGAGCGGTTATGGCTGAATCAGACGGCAGGCGACTGGCGCATCTTCCGGATCGAGCCCGTCATTGCCGAGCGGAGGCCGCGGTTTGGCGTTTCCGAATACTCGACAGCGACGGAGGAAGACCTGGATCAGATCCGCGAAGCATCTGTTTTCCGGTCAACTCCTTTTTTGAACACGGATCAATATCCGCAGTTGAAGCAACGTGTAAAAGGCATTCCCTATCGCCGCGAGCTGGCGGCGGCGTACGCCGACCGATGGTGGAATGAAGGGAACCCGGCTTACGAGGAATTCGACGTGAACTGCACTAACTATATTTCCCAGTGTCTCTTTGCAGGCCACGCGCCTATGAACTATACTGGTAAAAGAGAAAGCGGCTGGTGGTACAAAGGCTTTAGCGGCGGCAAGGAATGGTGGAGCTACAGCTGGGCGGTATCCAATGCGCTGACCAATTATTTATCCGGCAAGCGCAATTCCGGCCTGCACGCAACCGTTGTTCAATCCGTGGAAGAACTGCAGCTGGGCGATGTCATTACCTATGACTGGAACGGTGACAACCGGTACCAGCATAGCACCATCATTACCGCCTTCGACGCGGCAGGCATGCCGCTTGTGAACGCAAATACGGTTCCGAGCAGGCACCGGTTCTGGGATTACCGGGATTCGTATGCTTGGACCGAGCAAACAAGATATCGTTTTTTTCATATTGCGGACCACTTCTAA
- a CDS encoding D-alanine--D-alanine ligase, with the protein MGQKVHLGLIYGGKSGEHDVSLRTAFAVMGELDYAKYEITPFYITRLGEWRVGSMLGGQPGAIDELRLAPVDGAPVPIVPDLPLAPLLDRLAGGALPGGGQPIDVVFPLLHGTFGEDGTIQGLLEIADIPYVGAGVLASAAGMDKITMKKIFAYEGLPQCVFRYFNRAQWEKDASFFIMECEVALGYPCFVKPSNLGSSVGISKAKNRDELIAAIDFAFRFDRRVIVEEFVDAREIEVSVLGNDDPKISVPGEIAPSNEFYDYKAKYVDGKSTIHIPANIPNKTADAVRDMALRAFLAIDGAGLSRVDFFLRKTDGQLFINEVNTMPGFTPISMYPLMWKESGLPYKDLLDKLIDLAFKRYADRRTIDYGSSGGN; encoded by the coding sequence ATGGGGCAGAAAGTACACTTAGGGTTGATTTACGGAGGGAAGTCGGGAGAGCATGACGTGTCGCTGCGGACGGCGTTTGCGGTGATGGGGGAGCTTGATTACGCAAAATATGAAATAACGCCTTTTTATATTACCAGGCTAGGCGAATGGAGAGTGGGCTCGATGCTTGGCGGGCAGCCGGGAGCAATTGACGAGCTGCGCCTTGCGCCGGTGGACGGGGCACCGGTGCCTATTGTACCGGATCTACCGCTTGCCCCTCTCCTCGACCGCTTAGCCGGCGGTGCGCTGCCAGGCGGGGGGCAGCCGATCGATGTTGTTTTCCCGCTGCTCCACGGTACCTTCGGAGAAGACGGTACGATTCAGGGCCTGCTCGAAATTGCGGACATCCCTTATGTCGGGGCGGGGGTTCTAGCCTCCGCTGCAGGGATGGACAAGATTACGATGAAGAAGATATTCGCCTACGAGGGTCTGCCGCAATGCGTCTTCCGGTATTTCAATCGGGCGCAGTGGGAGAAGGACGCCTCCTTTTTTATTATGGAATGCGAAGTCGCCTTGGGTTACCCGTGTTTCGTAAAGCCGTCCAACCTTGGATCAAGCGTCGGCATATCCAAAGCTAAGAACCGCGACGAGCTGATTGCGGCCATCGATTTTGCCTTCCGGTTCGACCGCAGGGTAATCGTGGAGGAGTTCGTCGATGCCAGGGAGATCGAAGTCAGCGTTCTTGGCAATGACGATCCGAAGATATCCGTGCCCGGGGAAATTGCTCCGTCCAACGAGTTTTACGACTACAAGGCGAAGTATGTGGACGGCAAATCCACCATTCATATTCCGGCGAATATTCCGAACAAGACGGCGGATGCAGTCCGGGATATGGCGCTGCGGGCTTTTCTGGCGATTGACGGGGCGGGGCTGTCGCGGGTAGACTTCTTCCTTCGCAAGACGGACGGCCAGCTGTTCATTAACGAAGTGAACACGATGCCGGGCTTTACGCCAATCAGCATGTACCCGCTTATGTGGAAGGAGTCGGGCCTGCCCTACAAGGATTTGCTGGATAAGCTGATCGACCTGGCGTTCAAGCGTTATGCCGATAGACGGACGATTGATTACGGAAGCAGCGGCGGCAACTAA
- the uvsE gene encoding UV DNA damage repair endonuclease UvsE — protein sequence MIVRFGFVAMSTILENASPSRTMTFANFSKLNDREAGIRKIERIAEENLHSSLRIMKHANAHDIHMYRFSSKLIPLATHEDLLDWDPFPILRPSMKEVGDYAKKTGMRTSFHPDHFCVFSTNRPDVLVKSERDLDYHIRILEAMELPETVKCNIHMGGAYGDKKLSGERFVQQFGALPDRYKHRVTLENDDKTFDVRETIAAAEAVGVPMVLDIHHHAVNSGDVPMDELSGGLWPRIARTWTLEEQRLGLEEGGLPPKIHASSPKSLSDPRGHADNVEPEPLVQFLRSVAAATPRIDCMLEAKHKDAALLKLMEDLKEMAALGNGIRILDGGTVEIDP from the coding sequence ATGATCGTCCGGTTCGGATTTGTCGCCATGAGCACGATTCTAGAGAATGCTTCACCGTCTCGGACGATGACGTTTGCGAACTTTAGCAAGCTGAATGACAGAGAAGCAGGCATAAGGAAGATCGAGCGGATCGCGGAGGAAAATCTGCATAGTTCGCTTCGGATCATGAAGCATGCGAATGCCCATGACATTCATATGTACCGGTTCTCGTCCAAGCTGATTCCGCTCGCAACGCATGAGGATCTTCTGGACTGGGATCCGTTCCCCATCCTTCGTCCGTCGATGAAAGAGGTTGGCGACTACGCGAAAAAGACAGGGATGAGGACTTCCTTCCACCCCGATCATTTCTGCGTATTCAGTACCAATCGGCCTGATGTCCTGGTCAAGTCGGAACGGGATCTCGATTATCATATTCGGATTCTAGAAGCGATGGAGCTGCCGGAGACGGTGAAATGCAATATTCACATGGGCGGAGCCTATGGCGATAAGAAGCTGTCCGGCGAGAGGTTCGTCCAGCAGTTTGGCGCATTGCCTGACCGGTACAAGCATCGGGTTACTCTCGAAAACGACGATAAAACGTTTGATGTCAGGGAAACGATTGCGGCAGCCGAAGCCGTTGGCGTTCCTATGGTCCTCGACATCCACCATCATGCGGTGAACAGCGGGGATGTGCCGATGGACGAGCTCTCCGGAGGCTTATGGCCGCGGATTGCCCGTACGTGGACGCTGGAGGAACAGCGTCTCGGTCTTGAAGAAGGGGGCCTTCCGCCCAAAATCCATGCTTCAAGCCCAAAAAGCTTATCCGATCCCCGGGGGCATGCGGATAACGTGGAGCCGGAGCCGCTGGTGCAGTTTCTCCGGAGCGTTGCGGCTGCAACACCGCGGATCGACTGCATGCTGGAGGCGAAGCACAAGGATGCCGCGCTGCTCAAGCTGATGGAGGACCTAAAGGAAATGGCCGCGCTAGGAAACGGAATCCGGATCCTGGATGGCGGAACCGTGGAGATCGACCCTTAA
- a CDS encoding sulfite exporter TauE/SafE family protein: MEWILLVLLGVVAAMFGSIVGLGGGIIIVPVLMLLGPQLTGGEISHATAVGTSLTMLIITALASTLSYAKKKLVDFKSGWMFFITSGPAAMIGSALTSRFQGAAFSLSFGIFMLLMAGLLVARDYLKPINREWPIQRTIVDAKGQGHTYGYAIVPALAIGFAVGLISGLFGIGGGSLFVPLMVLLFRFPPHTATATSMFVIFLSSILGSGMHGWLGEINYWIVLALVPGAWIGGKVGAVIAGRMSGKGLLWLLRITLLLLAAQLIYEGLTKL, from the coding sequence TTGGAATGGATTCTGCTGGTGCTGCTTGGCGTAGTTGCAGCGATGTTTGGCAGTATAGTAGGTCTAGGCGGCGGTATTATTATCGTGCCGGTGCTTATGCTGCTGGGACCGCAGCTGACGGGGGGAGAGATCAGCCATGCCACTGCGGTGGGCACCTCGCTGACGATGCTTATTATTACGGCGCTTGCCTCTACGCTGAGTTATGCGAAGAAGAAGCTGGTTGATTTCAAAAGCGGCTGGATGTTCTTCATTACAAGCGGACCTGCCGCCATGATCGGATCCGCGCTGACCAGCCGGTTTCAAGGCGCTGCCTTTTCGTTGTCCTTCGGTATTTTTATGCTGCTTATGGCCGGGCTGCTCGTTGCTCGCGATTATTTGAAGCCCATCAACCGGGAATGGCCGATTCAGCGTACGATCGTAGATGCGAAGGGGCAGGGGCATACGTATGGTTATGCGATTGTTCCCGCGCTAGCCATCGGGTTTGCGGTGGGTCTGATATCCGGTTTGTTCGGTATAGGCGGCGGTTCCTTGTTTGTTCCGCTTATGGTGCTCCTTTTCCGTTTTCCTCCGCATACGGCGACCGCAACGTCTATGTTCGTCATCTTTCTTTCATCGATACTGGGGAGCGGGATGCATGGCTGGCTGGGAGAGATCAATTATTGGATCGTGCTGGCGCTGGTGCCGGGCGCATGGATTGGCGGGAAGGTTGGAGCTGTAATCGCCGGTCGGATGAGCGGAAAAGGCCTGCTCTGGCTGCTTCGGATAACGCTGCTCTTATTGGCGGCCCAATTAATCTACGAAGGTTTGACGAAGCTTTAA
- a CDS encoding inositol monophosphatase family protein, translating to MTVSDQQGTVVGGKSFAAVAINCAAKAGEWIKSKLGNYEKLDIKYSAHDLVTEVDKGSETLIKRLVLTHFPHHSFLGEEGVEPGPEASARALEEVSEAEYLWIVDPIDGTTNFVHGFPFFVVSIALAHKGEVILGVVYDPMRDELFIAEKGKGAYVHGKRMGVSQEESLKTSLIATGFPADLDYALPLNMKGLQAMAPQVRNIRSGGSAALHMAYVAAGRLSGFWEIGLNSWDLAAGALLIQESGGTVTDTLGQPYSLAVRNVAASNGKVHQSFLDALAAADAVK from the coding sequence GTGACTGTAAGTGATCAGCAGGGCACCGTCGTCGGAGGCAAAAGCTTCGCCGCCGTGGCGATTAACTGCGCGGCTAAAGCTGGAGAATGGATTAAGTCTAAGCTAGGAAACTATGAGAAGCTTGATATAAAGTATTCCGCTCATGATTTGGTGACGGAAGTGGACAAAGGCTCGGAGACGCTTATCAAGCGTTTAGTGCTGACGCATTTCCCTCATCATTCCTTCCTCGGCGAGGAAGGCGTTGAGCCGGGGCCGGAAGCATCCGCACGCGCGCTGGAGGAAGTAAGCGAAGCCGAATATTTGTGGATTGTTGACCCGATTGACGGGACGACCAATTTTGTGCACGGCTTTCCGTTCTTTGTAGTATCCATTGCGCTTGCCCATAAAGGCGAGGTTATTCTTGGAGTTGTCTACGATCCGATGCGCGACGAATTGTTTATTGCCGAGAAAGGCAAAGGAGCTTACGTGCATGGCAAGCGGATGGGCGTGTCCCAAGAGGAAAGCCTGAAGACCAGCCTTATTGCTACGGGCTTCCCGGCAGATCTGGATTATGCGCTGCCGCTTAACATGAAAGGGCTGCAGGCGATGGCGCCGCAAGTCCGCAATATCCGCTCGGGCGGTTCGGCAGCGCTTCATATGGCGTATGTCGCGGCCGGCCGGTTAAGCGGCTTCTGGGAGATTGGCCTGAACAGCTGGGACCTGGCGGCAGGCGCGCTGCTCATTCAGGAATCCGGCGGTACCGTAACCGATACGCTAGGGCAGCCGTACAGTCTTGCCGTCCGCAACGTCGCAGCGTCCAACGGCAAGGTGCATCAGTCTTTCCTTGACGCGCTTGCGGCAGCAGATGCCGTGAAATAA
- a CDS encoding InlB B-repeat-containing protein, which yields MSRNIWGSAIGRHALNRKLAIVLIFAIVAGLLPVYGKAFASGGTDALDGLSWVVKPSGSTDSTDSFRTAAYGNGKIVATGTPPMPFISSNQGDMHAGSLYRTSTTGAAWSALSTGNHEIRSLVYGGPANFVGVGYSQYIMYGQQSYHGKIMTSNDGVDWKSVTPPGESGETLYGVTYGNSGYVAVGASNDINFNQTQTILTSSNGSSWSQQLMASGALNAVAFGGGTYVAVGSGGTILSSTNGVNWTPQNSGVTTTLRGVTYGNGLFVAVGSSGKILASTDGANWTSVTPPVSGAFYGAAYGEGTFVVVGGSGTILSSPDGQNWQQRASGTTAVLYGAAYVNGEFMALGSNGTILMAQHKLTYTADPNGTISGNAEQGVRTGGGGTPVTAVGNTGYHFLNWSDGVANANRTDNNITGDVSLTANFEINVYGLTYAAGPNGSLTGNKSQSVTHGGNAATVTAVANPGYHFVSWSDGYSNASRTDSNVTATLNVTAQFAIDTYKLTYTANPGGSIDGQASRVQTVDFGSDGQAVTAMPDPGYHFISWSDGIETDTRVDRDVRTDKSVTASFAINEYTLTYAAADGGSLDGLISQKVTHGSNGSEVKAIPNPGYSFVGWSDGVATPSRTDLAVVSSKSVTATFAINKYTLAYTAGNGGSINQDAAQTVDYGTDGKKVTAVASTGYHFVSWNDGVLTASRQEKNVQASVAVTAEFEINEYELNYTAGAHGALTGVVHQTREHGSNGTEVKAAADPGYHFVRWSDGVTTASRTDLNVTGNLNVTAEFAIDTFTLVYSAGSGGSVNGTATQEVNYEADGTEVKAEPAIGYHFIGWSDGVQTDTRQDTGVVADLTVTANFAINKYTLTYKAGDHGTLTGNKLQTVNHGSDGTEVTAAADAGYHFVRWDDGVTTASRTDLKANGDLTVTAEFAIDTFTLTYSAGAGGSVTGGAAQDVNYGADGTEVKAEPAIGYHFIGWSDGVQTDTRRDTGIVADLTVTANFAINEYTLTYTAGDHGTLTGDKLQTVTHGSDGTEVTAVPDSGYRFAGWSDGVGTATRTDLSVDRNLTVTASFAVISSNSGGGNSNPAFGSEIVIDGKSYRLGELKSSTRGEQTVSTLHLSTDQLKEILASSDQQVTVVLPIKTGADVSIGEIPGDLLQLLIQKQATLRIETEYAVYALPTGLIDLAKLFNSSVNAKDVTVSVEIGKPTAAMTALTQKAALQNQLNLAASPVQFSITISYGDKKVELTAFASYVKRMIAIPDNIAQNPGLTAIVVEPDGAVRPVPTKLVTIDGKRYALISSLTNSLYALVNKNVSFSDMSNHWSKNAVNDMASRLIVGGAGDGLFYPDKAITRAEFAAIIVRALGLRMENGASSFSDVKASAWYSDDVQTAYSHQLINGYPDGNFHPNDSITREQAMTIIAKAMTLTGIQTETDLQESNANALINVFSDKSKISAWASSGIAACLQAGIVSGQSASILAPAANITRAEAVVMIQRLLSKSDLI from the coding sequence ATGAGTAGGAACATCTGGGGAAGCGCAATAGGTCGTCATGCATTAAACAGGAAGTTAGCAATTGTATTAATTTTTGCAATAGTAGCAGGCCTGCTGCCGGTATATGGCAAGGCATTTGCAAGCGGGGGAACGGATGCGCTGGATGGCTTGTCGTGGGTAGTAAAGCCATCGGGCTCGACCGATTCTACGGATTCATTCCGTACGGCGGCTTACGGCAACGGGAAAATCGTTGCAACGGGAACCCCGCCAATGCCGTTTATAAGCAGCAATCAAGGCGATATGCACGCTGGAAGTCTGTACCGCACTTCAACAACCGGCGCGGCATGGTCGGCTCTATCAACGGGTAATCACGAGATTAGAAGCCTGGTATACGGCGGACCTGCTAATTTTGTGGGAGTAGGTTATTCCCAGTATATTATGTACGGTCAACAGAGCTATCACGGAAAGATAATGACCTCCAACGACGGGGTGGATTGGAAGTCCGTGACGCCTCCCGGCGAATCGGGAGAAACGCTATACGGCGTAACGTACGGAAACTCGGGTTACGTAGCGGTTGGCGCGAGCAACGATATTAATTTTAATCAAACCCAAACGATTCTGACCTCAAGCAACGGGTCTTCGTGGAGCCAGCAGTTGATGGCAAGCGGAGCGCTTAATGCGGTAGCATTCGGCGGCGGAACCTATGTCGCGGTTGGCAGCGGAGGGACGATACTAAGTTCAACGAACGGCGTGAATTGGACACCGCAAAACTCGGGTGTCACAACGACATTGCGGGGAGTTACATACGGCAATGGACTATTCGTTGCGGTCGGAAGCAGCGGCAAAATTCTTGCGTCAACCGACGGAGCGAACTGGACGTCCGTTACTCCGCCGGTAAGCGGTGCGTTTTACGGAGCCGCATATGGGGAAGGCACCTTTGTAGTCGTTGGCGGCAGCGGTACGATTCTAAGCTCGCCGGACGGTCAGAACTGGCAGCAGCGCGCAAGCGGCACGACGGCTGTTCTGTACGGGGCGGCGTACGTCAACGGAGAATTTATGGCGCTTGGCTCGAACGGTACCATCCTTATGGCACAGCATAAACTCACTTATACGGCGGACCCGAATGGTACGATTAGCGGCAATGCGGAGCAAGGCGTACGGACGGGCGGCGGCGGTACTCCCGTTACGGCCGTTGGAAATACCGGTTACCATTTTCTCAATTGGAGCGATGGCGTCGCGAACGCAAACCGTACGGACAACAATATTACTGGCGATGTCAGCTTAACCGCTAATTTTGAGATCAACGTTTATGGGCTCACGTATGCGGCAGGTCCGAACGGCAGCCTTACGGGCAATAAATCTCAATCGGTCACGCATGGCGGGAATGCTGCAACCGTAACGGCCGTAGCGAATCCGGGCTATCACTTCGTAAGCTGGAGCGATGGCTATTCGAATGCAAGCCGGACGGACAGTAACGTTACGGCTACTCTGAACGTCACCGCGCAATTTGCGATCGATACTTACAAGCTTACCTATACGGCAAATCCGGGTGGCAGCATTGATGGACAAGCATCGCGGGTGCAGACAGTCGATTTCGGCTCCGATGGTCAAGCCGTAACGGCCATGCCGGATCCGGGTTATCATTTCATTAGCTGGAGTGACGGAATCGAGACCGATACCCGCGTAGACCGCGATGTCAGGACGGACAAAAGCGTAACGGCCAGCTTTGCGATTAACGAGTATACGCTGACTTACGCGGCAGCGGACGGCGGAAGCTTGGACGGCCTAATCTCTCAGAAGGTCACGCATGGCTCGAACGGAAGCGAGGTAAAGGCTATACCGAATCCGGGTTACAGCTTCGTCGGCTGGAGCGACGGTGTTGCGACGCCATCCCGGACGGATCTCGCAGTTGTGTCTAGCAAAAGCGTAACGGCGACTTTCGCCATTAATAAATATACCCTGGCCTACACGGCCGGCAATGGGGGAAGCATTAACCAGGATGCCGCTCAAACCGTCGATTACGGAACGGATGGCAAGAAGGTAACGGCGGTAGCAAGCACGGGCTATCATTTTGTAAGCTGGAACGATGGCGTGCTCACGGCATCCCGCCAGGAGAAAAATGTTCAAGCGAGCGTTGCGGTAACGGCGGAATTCGAGATAAACGAGTACGAATTGAATTATACTGCTGGAGCGCATGGGGCTCTGACCGGCGTTGTTCATCAGACGCGGGAGCATGGTTCGAATGGAACGGAGGTTAAGGCGGCAGCGGATCCGGGCTATCACTTTGTCCGTTGGAGTGACGGCGTAACGACGGCCAGCCGCACAGACTTGAACGTAACCGGCAATCTGAACGTAACGGCGGAATTTGCGATCGATACGTTTACGCTTGTCTACTCCGCGGGAAGCGGGGGAAGCGTGAACGGAACGGCAACGCAGGAAGTGAATTACGAAGCAGATGGTACGGAAGTAAAAGCGGAACCGGCGATTGGTTATCATTTCATCGGCTGGAGCGACGGTGTTCAGACGGATACTCGCCAAGATACCGGGGTCGTGGCTGACTTGACCGTCACGGCTAATTTTGCGATTAACAAATATACGTTGACCTACAAGGCGGGTGATCATGGAACGCTGACAGGCAATAAGCTCCAAACGGTAAATCATGGCTCGGACGGAACGGAAGTAACGGCAGCAGCCGATGCGGGCTATCACTTTGTCCGCTGGGATGACGGCGTAACGACGGCCAGCCGTACGGACTTGAAAGCGAATGGCGATCTTACCGTCACGGCGGAATTCGCGATCGACACGTTTACGCTCACTTACTCCGCGGGAGCAGGAGGAAGCGTGACCGGAGGGGCAGCGCAAGACGTCAATTACGGAGCCGACGGTACGGAAGTAAAAGCGGAACCGGCGATTGGTTATCATTTTATCGGCTGGAGCGACGGTGTTCAGACGGATACCCGCCGGGATACCGGGATTGTGGCCGACTTGACCGTCACGGCTAATTTCGCGATTAACGAATATACGTTGACCTACACGGCTGGGGATCATGGAACGCTGACCGGCGATAAGCTCCAAACGGTTACTCACGGCTCGGACGGAACGGAAGTTACGGCTGTTCCTGATTCCGGATACCGGTTCGCCGGTTGGAGCGACGGGGTGGGAACCGCAACAAGAACGGATCTTAGCGTAGACCGTAACCTGACTGTTACGGCTTCATTTGCCGTAATCAGCAGCAACAGCGGTGGCGGTAATTCGAATCCGGCATTCGGCTCTGAGATCGTCATTGACGGGAAGTCTTACCGCTTAGGCGAGCTGAAGTCTTCCACGCGGGGAGAGCAAACGGTATCGACGCTCCATCTGAGTACGGATCAGTTGAAGGAAATTCTGGCTTCATCGGATCAGCAGGTTACGGTTGTGCTTCCAATCAAGACGGGAGCGGATGTCTCCATTGGCGAAATTCCCGGCGATCTGCTGCAACTGCTTATTCAGAAGCAAGCCACCTTGCGAATTGAGACGGAATATGCCGTATACGCTTTGCCAACCGGGCTTATCGATTTAGCGAAGCTGTTTAATAGCAGCGTAAACGCCAAGGATGTCACGGTTAGCGTGGAAATCGGCAAACCGACGGCAGCAATGACAGCATTGACGCAAAAGGCTGCCTTACAGAATCAGCTTAACCTGGCAGCATCGCCTGTTCAATTCTCGATAACGATATCTTATGGAGACAAGAAGGTTGAGCTCACCGCATTTGCTTCCTACGTGAAACGGATGATTGCTATTCCGGATAACATTGCCCAAAATCCGGGGTTAACGGCGATCGTCGTTGAGCCGGACGGGGCTGTACGGCCAGTGCCAACGAAGCTGGTTACCATTGACGGCAAGCGGTATGCCCTCATCAGCAGTCTTACGAACAGCTTGTATGCGCTCGTGAACAAGAACGTTTCCTTCTCTGACATGAGCAATCATTGGTCCAAGAACGCGGTGAATGATATGGCGTCCCGCCTGATTGTCGGCGGAGCGGGAGACGGGTTGTTCTACCCGGACAAAGCGATTACCCGTGCGGAGTTCGCTGCGATTATCGTTCGCGCGCTGGGGCTTCGCATGGAGAACGGCGCAAGCAGCTTCTCGGATGTGAAAGCATCGGCTTGGTATTCCGATGATGTTCAGACGGCTTACTCGCATCAGCTCATTAACGGGTATCCGGACGGCAATTTCCATCCGAATGACAGCATCACCCGTGAACAAGCGATGACGATTATAGCCAAAGCAATGACTTTAACGGGTATTCAAACCGAAACCGATCTACAAGAGAGCAACGCAAATGCCCTGATCAATGTTTTCTCGGATAAATCAAAAATCTCGGCTTGGGCGTCAAGCGGCATTGCGGCTTGCTTGCAAGCCGGAATCGTATCGGGTCAAAGCGCTTCGATTCTTGCTCCCGCTGCGAATATTACTAGAGCAGAAGCTGTTGTTATGATTCAGCGGCTGCTATCGAAATCGGATTTGATCTAA